GATGACCTTTTCCGCCATCAATAATGATTAAATCTGGTAAAGGTAAACCCTCTTTCAGCGCCCTTGTATAACGGCGTCTCACAACTTCTCTCATAGACTCATAATCATCTGGTCCTTGAACTGTTTTAATTTTATATTTCCTGTATTCTTTCTTAGCTGGTTTCCCATCAATAAAAGCAATCATTGCAGAAACAGGATTTGTCCCTTGAATATTTGAGTTATCAAATGCTTCAATACGATAAGGCGTTTCAATTCCGAGCTGCTTCCCTAAATTCTCTACAGCTTTAATCGTTCGCTCTTCATCACGTTCAATTAAATAGAATTTCTCTTCCAGGGCAATCTTCGCATTTTTATTTGCCAGTTCTACAAGATCTTTTTTCTTACCGCGTTTCGGCTGTGTCGCTTCCACTTCTAAAAAGCGTTCTACTAATTCTGAGTCTATACTTCCTGGAACAACTATTTCTTTCGGCTTAAAATGACTGCTGTTTTCATAAAATTGACCGATAAACGTTAAGAATCCCTCTTCTGGTTCATCATATATTGGAAACATAGAAACATCACGTTCAATTAACTTTCCTTTCCGAACGAAGAAAACTTGAACACACATCCACCCTTTATCAACTGCATAGCCAAACACATCACGGTCCACTAAATCACTCATAATCATCTTTTGTTTTTCCATAATCGCATCGATATGAGCGATTTGATCACGTAACTCTTTTGCACGTTCAAACTCTAGTTTCTCTGAAGCTTCATACATTTTTGTTTCTAATTCTGAACGAACTTCTTTATGCCCACCATTTAAAAACTTAATAATCTCATCTACAATTTCTTTATTTTGTTCTTCCGTCACTTCTTTCACACAAGGTGCTAAACATTGACCCATATGATAATATAAACAAACTTTATCCGGCATATTTGAGCACTTACGAAGCGGATACATACGATCCAGCAGTTTTTTCGTTTCATGAGCTGATTGTGCATTCGGATAAGGGCCAAAATACTTTCCTTTATCCTTTTTTACATTTCGCGTAATAAGTAAGCGCGGTTGTTTCTCAGCTGTAATTTTAATAAAAGGATATGTTTTATCATCTTTTAATTGAATATTATATTTTGGGTCATGTTTTTTTATTAAGTTTAACTCCAAAATGAGCGCCTCTAGATTTGAGGAGGTTACAATATATTCAAAATCTACAATTTCTCCTACTAACCGAAGTGTTTTCCCGTCATGCGAACCAGTAAAGTACGAGCGCACACGATTTTTAAGCACTTTTGCCTTTCCGACATATATAACCGTTCCTTGCCTATCTTTCATTAAATAACAACCAGGTTGATCTGGTAAAATAGCCAATTTTTCTTTTAAATGTTCGTGCACTCGTTACCCTCCATTTCTACATGCTTAGCATTTTTATTTTCACATGAAAACATACTATGCCAAAACACCCAACATACGTTCTTTTATTGTAACGGAAAGGTGTAAAAAAGGAAAATAAAAAAAGCTACCAAATGGTAGCTCCTTTATTTTAGAAGTGTTTAGAAACTAATTCTACTAACGCTTCTTTCGGTTTGTAACCCAACGCTTGATCAACTACTTTACCGTCTTTTAATACGAAAAGAGCTGGAATGCTCATTACTTCGAATTGACGAGCAGTTTCTTGGTTTTCATCCACGTCTACTTTTACTACTTTTACTTTTTCGCCTAGTTCTGCATCAATTTCCTCTAATACAGGAGCGATCATTTTACAAGGTCCACACCAAGGTGCCCAGAAATCTAATAATACAACACCTTCGCTAGTTTCTGCTGCGAAGCTTTGGTCATTTGCGTTTACAATTGCCATTTTATTTCCTCCTTCAAGTATATTCTACCAAGAGTATATCATTAACTTATATACGTGGCGAATAATATGTATCGTTATGTATTGTAACAAAAAAGTGTTCCTTTATACTATATAAAAATACGGATTAAATACTAAAAAGATGAGAGACAGGGGATCTCTCACCTTTTTCTATATATAGGGGTACTTCACTTGGAACTCAAGGGTACTCAAATCATGAATGTACTTTTAACTTTTTAAACTCTTCTGTTAAAAGTGGTACGACTTCAAATAAATCGCCAACAATACCGTAGTCAGCTACTTTGAAGATACTTGCTTCTGGGTCTTTGTTAATCGCAACGATTATTTTTGAGTTAGACATACCAGCTAAATGCTGAATCGCACCAGAAATACCGCACGCAATGTATAGGTCTGGTGTAACAACTTTACCAGTTTGACCAATTTGTAATGAATAATCGCAATACTCAGCGTCACAAGCACCACGAGATGCTCCCACAGCGCCGCCTAGTACGTCAGCTAACTCTTTTAATGGTTTAAATCCGTCTTCACTCTTCACACCGCGTCCGCCAGCGATAATCACTTTCGCTTCTGAAAGGTCAACGCCTTCT
This genomic window from Bacillus anthracis str. Vollum contains:
- the uvrC gene encoding excinuclease ABC subunit C; the protein is MHEHLKEKLAILPDQPGCYLMKDRQGTVIYVGKAKVLKNRVRSYFTGSHDGKTLRLVGEIVDFEYIVTSSNLEALILELNLIKKHDPKYNIQLKDDKTYPFIKITAEKQPRLLITRNVKKDKGKYFGPYPNAQSAHETKKLLDRMYPLRKCSNMPDKVCLYYHMGQCLAPCVKEVTEEQNKEIVDEIIKFLNGGHKEVRSELETKMYEASEKLEFERAKELRDQIAHIDAIMEKQKMIMSDLVDRDVFGYAVDKGWMCVQVFFVRKGKLIERDVSMFPIYDEPEEGFLTFIGQFYENSSHFKPKEIVVPGSIDSELVERFLEVEATQPKRGKKKDLVELANKNAKIALEEKFYLIERDEERTIKAVENLGKQLGIETPYRIEAFDNSNIQGTNPVSAMIAFIDGKPAKKEYRKYKIKTVQGPDDYESMREVVRRRYTRALKEGLPLPDLIIIDGGKGHLAAASDVLENELGLYIPMAGLVKDDKHKTSHLIIGDPPEPVMLERNSQEFYLLQRVQDEVHRFAITFHRQLHGKSVIQSALDDIPGIGDKRKKVLLKHFGSLKKMKEASIEEFVEAGMPKNVAETIYTYLTDKKTL
- the trxA gene encoding thioredoxin; its protein translation is MAIVNANDQSFAAETSEGVVLLDFWAPWCGPCKMIAPVLEEIDAELGEKVKVVKVDVDENQETARQFEVMSIPALFVLKDGKVVDQALGYKPKEALVELVSKHF